The following are from one region of the Egicoccus sp. AB-alg6-2 genome:
- a CDS encoding alpha-hydroxy-acid oxidizing protein yields MGGQVPELPVTYDALEARARDHLDDRAFGYVAGSAGAERTAAANREAFGRWRLVPRMLVDVAERDLEVELLGRTLPAPLLAGPVGVLSIVHPEAEKAVARAMAGLGLPSVLSTVSSFPLEEVADAAGEGPRWFQLYWPAEDPVTDSLLQRAADAGYEAVMITLDTRLLAWRPRDLATAYLPFLHAEGLSNYLTDPVFAAGVAEPNEHLSATQAAVMRWIQVFSDPAQTWSHLRELCARSPLPVLVKGIQHPDDARLAIDAGVAGLVVSNHGGRQVDNAIGSLDALPGVVAAVADEVPVLFDSGVRTGADAAVAIALGAKAVLIGRPWVWGLALAGEDGVRHVFRCLLADLDLTLALAGIASVRDLDRGVLVRAGSEPS; encoded by the coding sequence ATGGGGGGCCAGGTCCCGGAGCTGCCGGTCACCTACGACGCGTTGGAGGCCCGGGCCCGCGACCACCTCGACGACCGCGCGTTCGGCTACGTGGCGGGCAGCGCCGGGGCGGAACGCACCGCTGCGGCCAACCGCGAGGCCTTCGGGCGCTGGCGCCTGGTGCCGCGAATGCTCGTCGACGTCGCCGAGCGCGACCTCGAGGTGGAACTCCTCGGCCGCACGCTCCCGGCGCCGCTGCTGGCCGGACCGGTCGGGGTGCTCTCGATCGTCCATCCCGAGGCGGAGAAGGCCGTGGCCCGGGCGATGGCCGGGCTGGGGCTGCCCTCGGTGCTCTCGACCGTGTCGTCCTTCCCGCTCGAGGAGGTCGCCGACGCGGCCGGCGAGGGGCCCCGCTGGTTCCAGCTCTACTGGCCCGCCGAGGACCCGGTCACCGACAGCCTGCTCCAGCGCGCGGCCGACGCGGGGTACGAGGCGGTGATGATCACGCTCGACACCCGCCTGCTCGCGTGGCGTCCCCGCGACCTCGCCACCGCCTACCTACCTTTCCTGCACGCCGAAGGGCTGTCCAACTACCTCACCGACCCGGTCTTCGCCGCCGGGGTGGCGGAACCGAACGAACACCTGTCGGCGACGCAGGCCGCAGTGATGCGTTGGATCCAGGTCTTCTCCGATCCCGCCCAGACGTGGAGCCACCTGCGTGAGCTGTGCGCCCGTTCGCCGCTCCCGGTGCTGGTGAAGGGCATTCAGCACCCCGACGACGCCCGCCTCGCCATCGACGCCGGCGTCGCCGGACTGGTGGTGTCCAACCACGGCGGACGGCAGGTCGACAACGCGATCGGGTCCCTCGACGCGTTGCCGGGGGTGGTCGCGGCCGTCGCCGACGAGGTACCCGTGTTGTTCGACAGCGGCGTGCGCACCGGCGCCGATGCGGCGGTCGCGATCGCGTTGGGTGCGAAGGCGGTGCTGATCGGACGCCCGTGGGTGTGGGGACTCGCACTGGCCGGCGAGGACGGGGTCCGACACGTGTTCCGTTGCCTGCTCGCCGACCTCGACCTCACGCTGGCGCTGGCAGGGATCGCCTCGGTGCGCGACCTCGACCGCGGCGTGCTGGTCCGTGCCGGATCCGAACCGAGCTGA
- the tadA gene encoding tRNA adenosine(34) deaminase TadA, whose product MDDVTWMREAIAEAELASAHDDVPIGAVVVRGDEVVARAHNRREVDADPTAHAEILALRQAADVVGSWRLAGCTLYVTLEPCTMCAGALVLARLPRLVFAADDPKAGAVGALYDIPRDPRLNHTVTVVRGVEAEAGAALLREFFAARRRPRASR is encoded by the coding sequence ATGGACGACGTGACCTGGATGCGGGAGGCGATCGCCGAGGCCGAGCTGGCGTCGGCCCACGACGACGTGCCGATCGGCGCGGTCGTGGTCCGTGGCGACGAGGTGGTGGCGCGGGCGCACAACCGGCGGGAGGTCGACGCCGATCCCACCGCGCACGCCGAGATCCTGGCGCTGCGGCAGGCCGCCGACGTGGTGGGCTCCTGGCGCCTGGCCGGATGCACGCTCTACGTCACCCTCGAACCCTGCACGATGTGCGCAGGTGCGCTGGTGCTCGCCCGGCTGCCGCGGCTGGTGTTCGCCGCGGACGACCCCAAGGCCGGCGCGGTCGGCGCGCTCTACGACATTCCGCGCGACCCCCGGCTCAACCACACCGTCACGGTCGTTCGTGGCGTCGAAGCCGAAGCGGGCGCGGCGCTGTTGCGCGAATTCTTCGCCGCCCGACGACGGCCACGCGCCAGCCGCTGA
- a CDS encoding SDR family NAD(P)-dependent oxidoreductase codes for MGTKLKDAVVVVTGASSGIGRATVKALLHAGSTVVAVARREDALQDLADEFDGDTRRRLDIEVADVNDATALERVAAEAIGRYGRLDAWVNNAAVNQYGRFEEVPLDEWRRVVETNLFGYVNGVRAALPWFREQGHGVVVNVGSVLSKVPAPLQSAYVASKYAIRGLTESLRQETRDVKGIDFALIMPGPVDTPLFQHAANRTGKRIKPPEPTVDAARVAAAIVKNIKRPRREVPVGASTRPALLFMRLVPGMTERAAAKPMAAAHLTDEAETPTAGNVFEPVPHGISVSGGWKPARAGNPGRTLALAGAVAAATAVGLKRRNAA; via the coding sequence GTGGGAACGAAACTCAAGGACGCGGTCGTCGTCGTGACCGGCGCATCCAGCGGCATCGGCCGCGCGACGGTGAAGGCCCTGCTTCACGCCGGCAGCACGGTGGTCGCCGTCGCCCGCCGCGAGGACGCGCTGCAGGACCTGGCGGACGAGTTCGACGGGGACACCCGTCGCCGCCTCGACATCGAGGTGGCCGACGTCAACGACGCGACCGCGCTCGAACGCGTCGCCGCGGAGGCCATCGGCCGCTACGGCCGCCTCGACGCCTGGGTCAACAACGCGGCGGTCAACCAGTACGGCCGATTCGAGGAGGTGCCGCTCGACGAATGGCGCCGCGTGGTGGAGACCAACCTGTTCGGCTACGTCAACGGTGTCCGCGCCGCGCTGCCGTGGTTCCGTGAGCAGGGACACGGCGTCGTCGTCAACGTCGGTTCGGTGCTCTCGAAGGTCCCCGCGCCGCTACAGAGCGCGTACGTGGCCAGCAAGTACGCCATCCGCGGCCTGACCGAGTCGTTGCGCCAGGAGACGAGGGACGTCAAGGGCATCGACTTCGCGTTGATCATGCCGGGCCCGGTCGACACGCCGTTGTTCCAGCACGCCGCCAACCGCACCGGCAAGCGGATCAAGCCGCCGGAACCGACGGTGGACGCCGCCCGGGTCGCCGCCGCCATCGTCAAGAACATCAAGCGACCGCGCCGCGAGGTGCCGGTCGGGGCATCGACCCGCCCGGCCCTGTTGTTCATGCGACTGGTCCCCGGCATGACCGAGCGTGCGGCAGCGAAGCCGATGGCCGCCGCGCACCTGACCGACGAGGCGGAGACGCCGACGGCCGGCAACGTGTTCGAGCCGGTTCCGCACGGCATCTCGGTCAGCGGGGGCTGGAAGCCGGCCCGTGCCGGAAACCCGGGCCGCACGCTCGCGCTCGCCGGTGCCGTCGCGGCCGCGACCGCCGTCGGGCTCAAGCGCCGGAACGCCGCATGA
- a CDS encoding alpha/beta fold hydrolase, translating into MSQRATATPTPRWHEVRAGRWRVASRVWQRFDTTGRRPVVLVHGLVVSSAYHVPLAEHLAREWTVHAPDLPGFGRTEGPAEALDTRDLARALIAWMDARGLADAAVVANSYGCQVAAEALMARPDLAGRLVLLGPTIDPRARRYDEQLRRWRREMKTQSGSLQRLLFRDYLRAGLGRAVATFRHAMNDAIEDKLPHLEVPTLVIRGSRDPIVDDRWAEEVAGLLPDGERVRLPGATHAINHEMPLQTARVVAAFLRRPDADLGTAHGAGARAA; encoded by the coding sequence ATGAGCCAGCGTGCGACGGCGACCCCGACACCGCGCTGGCACGAGGTCCGTGCCGGCCGGTGGAGGGTGGCCAGCCGCGTCTGGCAGCGATTCGACACGACCGGCCGACGGCCGGTCGTGCTCGTCCACGGCCTGGTGGTCAGCAGCGCCTACCACGTACCCCTTGCCGAGCACCTGGCCCGGGAGTGGACCGTCCACGCGCCGGACCTGCCCGGGTTCGGTCGCACCGAAGGGCCCGCCGAGGCGCTGGACACCCGCGACCTCGCTCGGGCCCTCATCGCGTGGATGGATGCCCGGGGGCTCGCGGACGCGGCGGTCGTGGCCAACAGCTACGGCTGCCAGGTCGCCGCCGAGGCGCTCATGGCACGGCCCGACCTCGCCGGCCGGTTGGTCCTGTTGGGACCCACGATCGACCCGCGGGCCCGTCGCTACGACGAGCAGCTGCGACGTTGGCGACGCGAGATGAAGACCCAGAGCGGCAGCCTGCAGCGCCTGTTGTTCCGCGACTACCTGCGTGCCGGCCTCGGTCGCGCGGTCGCCACGTTCCGCCATGCGATGAACGACGCGATCGAGGACAAGCTGCCCCACCTCGAGGTCCCGACGCTGGTCATCCGCGGCAGCCGCGACCCGATCGTCGACGACCGTTGGGCCGAGGAGGTCGCGGGGCTGCTGCCCGACGGGGAACGGGTCCGGCTGCCCGGCGCCACCCACGCGATCAACCACGAGATGCCCCTGCAGACGGCGCGCGTCGTCGCTGCCTTCCTCCGCCGCCCGGACGCCGATCTGGGTACGGCGCATGGGGCCGGCGCGCGAGCCGCCTGA